A window from Schistosoma haematobium chromosome 1, whole genome shotgun sequence encodes these proteins:
- the CNTN5_1 gene encoding Contactin-5 (EggNog:ENOG410V64Z~COG:T), with protein MLEHRHTFQRPTIVVFLDIRAAFDLLDRTVLWDCLLKKGVPEKFINILKAPYTNASGRVKACHHLSQLFYSSSGVWQGCTIAPFPSNFTIDDILETALMDVSNGGVDLLPGERLLDLEYADDIVLLCDNAQGMQSALSQLAISVRRYGMCFAPSKCKVLLQDWQDSNHVLTLDGEQIEVAEKSMYLGGCISAGGGVSDEINARIVKARAAYANLGHLWRLRDVSLAVKGRIYNALVRAVLLYVCETWPLRVE; from the coding sequence atgttagaacaccgccatacttttcaaaggccaacaatcgtagtgtttcttgacatcagggctgccttcgatttgttggacaggactgttctctgggattgtctattgaagaagggtgtgcctgagaagtttattaacatcctaaaggccccaTATACAAACGCTTCAGGCAGAGTAAAGGCATGCCATCACCTCTCTCAATTGTTctattcaagcagtggggtttgGCAGGGTTGCACAATCGCACCATTCCCCTCCAACTTtaccatcgatgacattctagaaacagctctgatggatgtaagtaatggtggtgtggatctgttgcctggagaaagacttctcgaccttgagtatgcggacgatattgtcttactgtgcgataatgcccaaggcatgcaatccgcacttagtcagttggcaatcagtgtccgtaggtatggtatgtgctttgcaccttcgaagtgcaaagtacttctacaagactggcaggattccaatcatgtactcactctggatggtgaacagatagaagtagcCGAGAAGTCCATGTATCTAGGtggctgcataagtgctggtgggggtgtgagtgatgagatcaatgcacgtatagtgaaagccagagcggcttatgccaatctgggccatctttggcgccttcgtgatgttagtttggctgtaaaaggtcggatctacaacgcgttggtgagagcagttctgctctatgtttgtgaaacctggcctctccgagttgagtaA